A window of Solanum stenotomum isolate F172 chromosome 3, ASM1918654v1, whole genome shotgun sequence contains these coding sequences:
- the LOC125859321 gene encoding cytochrome P450 714A1-like isoform X2, translating to MQKIQAASPNNNNVYAECVAHDYTSSLFPYFEQWRKIYGPVFTYSTGNKQHLYVNQPELVKEMNQSISLDLGKPSYVTKRLAPMLGNGILRSNGHIWAMQRKIVAPEFFMDKVKGMVSLMLQSAELLTMKWDERIEAEGGKMAEISVGEDLRSLSADVISRACFGSSYFKGKNIFSKLRTLQKVISNTSILFGSPALGFLPSRQQKEIENLEKEIESLIWEAVKERERDQCLETHSNEKDLLHSILEGAINDGNVGENSSRKFIVDNCKNIYFAGHESTAVAASWCLMLLALHPEWQSRIREEMAQICPDGVLDAESVSKMKMVTMVIQEVMRLYPPAAFVSREALEDTQIGHIVVPKGVCLWTLIPTLHRDPEIWGRDANEFKPERFENGVSGACKLPQVYIPFGLGPRLCLGRNFAMVQLKVVISLIISKFRFSLSPKYKHSPAYRMIVEPGQGVHILVERLKQC from the exons GTCCTGTATTTACATATTCAACTGGAAACAAACAACATTTGTATGTGAACCAACCAGAGCTAGTGAAGGAAATGAACCAAAGTATTAGTCTGGATTTAGGAAAACCTTCTTATGTCACTAAGAGACTTGCCCCTATGCTTGGAAATGGTATTTTGAGGTCTAATGGCCATATTTGGGCCATGCAAAGGAAAATCGTAGCACCTGAATTCTTCATGGACAAGGTCAAG GGCATGGTGAGCCTGATGTTGCAGTCAGCAGAGTTATTAACCATGAAATGGGATGAAAGGATTGAAGCTGAAGGGGGCAAAATGGCAGAAATTAGTGTGGGAGAGGATCTGAGAAGCCTCTCAGCAGATGTGATCTCAAGGGCTTGCTTTGGGAGCTCTTATTTCAAAggcaaaaacattttttcaaagCTTCGAACTCTTCAAAAAGTCATATCAAACACAAGCATTCTTTTTGGTTCTCCTGCATTAGG GTTTCTTCCGAGTAGACAGCAAAAGGAGATTGAGAACTTAGAGAAGGAGATAGAGTCGTTGATATGGGAAGCAgtgaaagaaagagaaagggaTCAATGCTTAGAAACACATTCAAATGAGAAAGACTTACTGCATTCGATACTCGAGGGAGCTATCAATGATGGCAATGTAGGTGAGAATTCGTCAAGGAAATTCATAGTTGACAATTGCAAGAATATATACTTTGCAGGTCATGAGTCCACTGCTGTTGCTGCATCATGGTGCCTCATGCTTCTTGCTCTACATCCAGAATGGCAATCTCGTATCCGTGAGGAAATGGCTCAGATTTGCCCTGATGGTGTCCTAGATGCAGAGTCTGTCTCCAAGATGAAAATG GTGACAATGGTCATTCAAGAAGTGATGCGTTTATATCCACCAGCAGCATTTGTGTCAAGAGAGGCATTAGAAGACACACAAATTGGTCACATTGTTGTGCCAAAAGGTGTATGCTTGTGGACCTTGATCCCGACTCTTCATCGTGACCCTGAGATATGGGGACGAGATGCCAATGAATTCAAGCCAGAGAGGTTTGAAAATGGAGTTTCGGGTGCTTGTAAATTGCCACAAGTTTATATCCCATTCGGACTAGGTCCTCGTCTCTGCCTAGGCAGGAATTTCGCGATGGTGCAGCTCAAGGTTGTTATTTCACTCATTATTTCAAAGTTTCGTTTCTCTCTATCTCCCAAATACAAACACTCGCCGGCTTATAGGATGATTGTAGAGCCAGGCCAAGGAGTACACATTCTTGTTGAGAGATTGAAGCAATGTTGA
- the LOC125859321 gene encoding cytochrome P450 714A1-like isoform X3: MNQSISLDLGKPSYVTKRLAPMLGNGILRSNGHIWAMQRKIVAPEFFMDKVKGMVSLMLQSAELLTMKWDERIEAEGGKMAEISVGEDLRSLSADVISRACFGSSYFKGKNIFSKLRTLQKVISNTSILFGSPALGFLPSRQQKEIENLEKEIESLIWEAVKERERDQCLETHSNEKDLLHSILEGAINDGNVGENSSRKFIVDNCKNIYFAGHESTAVAASWCLMLLALHPEWQSRIREEMAQICPDGVLDAESVSKMKMVTMVIQEVMRLYPPAAFVSREALEDTQIGHIVVPKGVCLWTLIPTLHRDPEIWGRDANEFKPERFENGVSGACKLPQVYIPFGLGPRLCLGRNFAMVQLKVVISLIISKFRFSLSPKYKHSPAYRMIVEPGQGVHILVERLKQC; this comes from the exons ATGAACCAAAGTATTAGTCTGGATTTAGGAAAACCTTCTTATGTCACTAAGAGACTTGCCCCTATGCTTGGAAATGGTATTTTGAGGTCTAATGGCCATATTTGGGCCATGCAAAGGAAAATCGTAGCACCTGAATTCTTCATGGACAAGGTCAAG GGCATGGTGAGCCTGATGTTGCAGTCAGCAGAGTTATTAACCATGAAATGGGATGAAAGGATTGAAGCTGAAGGGGGCAAAATGGCAGAAATTAGTGTGGGAGAGGATCTGAGAAGCCTCTCAGCAGATGTGATCTCAAGGGCTTGCTTTGGGAGCTCTTATTTCAAAggcaaaaacattttttcaaagCTTCGAACTCTTCAAAAAGTCATATCAAACACAAGCATTCTTTTTGGTTCTCCTGCATTAGG GTTTCTTCCGAGTAGACAGCAAAAGGAGATTGAGAACTTAGAGAAGGAGATAGAGTCGTTGATATGGGAAGCAgtgaaagaaagagaaagggaTCAATGCTTAGAAACACATTCAAATGAGAAAGACTTACTGCATTCGATACTCGAGGGAGCTATCAATGATGGCAATGTAGGTGAGAATTCGTCAAGGAAATTCATAGTTGACAATTGCAAGAATATATACTTTGCAGGTCATGAGTCCACTGCTGTTGCTGCATCATGGTGCCTCATGCTTCTTGCTCTACATCCAGAATGGCAATCTCGTATCCGTGAGGAAATGGCTCAGATTTGCCCTGATGGTGTCCTAGATGCAGAGTCTGTCTCCAAGATGAAAATG GTGACAATGGTCATTCAAGAAGTGATGCGTTTATATCCACCAGCAGCATTTGTGTCAAGAGAGGCATTAGAAGACACACAAATTGGTCACATTGTTGTGCCAAAAGGTGTATGCTTGTGGACCTTGATCCCGACTCTTCATCGTGACCCTGAGATATGGGGACGAGATGCCAATGAATTCAAGCCAGAGAGGTTTGAAAATGGAGTTTCGGGTGCTTGTAAATTGCCACAAGTTTATATCCCATTCGGACTAGGTCCTCGTCTCTGCCTAGGCAGGAATTTCGCGATGGTGCAGCTCAAGGTTGTTATTTCACTCATTATTTCAAAGTTTCGTTTCTCTCTATCTCCCAAATACAAACACTCGCCGGCTTATAGGATGATTGTAGAGCCAGGCCAAGGAGTACACATTCTTGTTGAGAGATTGAAGCAATGTTGA